A region of the Acidobacteriota bacterium genome:
GGGATGGGGCTTGCCGTGTGGCACTTCGTCCGACCGCACGGTACGCGGTTCGAGGTGCGCCAGGCCGAGCTCCGCCAGGGTGTGCGTGACGTTCGGGGCCGGCGCGGATGTCGCCAGCGCGACCGGGATGCCGCTTGCGTCGAGCCAGCCCAGCAGGCGATCGAGGCCGCGGAGCGGCGAGAGCCGGCCCGTCGAGAGCGTGCGATAGAGCGACTCCTTCTCCTCTTCGAGCGCGGTGAGCTCGGGGGCCTCGATCGCTCGGGCGAACAGGACCGGGAAGATCTCGCGATTGCGCTTCCCATCGAGCTTCGCGCGATCGCGCATCGTGATGGCGGGCAGGTCGTGACGCGCGGCGAACCGCTCGAACGCCTGGGCGTGCAACGGCATGTTGTCGACGAGCGTTCCGTCGACGTCGAAGACGACAGCACGGGGCCGGAACCCCGGCGGCAGACCAGTGAACATGCCGTTCAGCCGAGTAGCAGCTTGGCAATGGTCTGCAGCTGCATGTTCGACGTGCCCTCGTAGATCTGGCCGATCTTCTGGTCGCGGTACAGCTTCTCGACCGGGTAGTCCTTCGTGAACCCGTAGCCGCCGAAGAGATTCACCGCGAGCGACGCCACCCGTTCGGCGACTTCAGACGAGAAGATCTTGGCCATGGCCGCCTCGGCCAGAAACGGCCGGCCCGCGTCGCGCAGCCGGGCCGCGTTGTACACGAGCAGGCGGGCCGCCTCGACGTCGGTGGCCGCGCGGGCCAGCTGGAACTGCACGCCCTGGAAGTCGGCGATGGCCCGGCCGAACTGCTTGCGCTCCTTGACGTACCTCACGGCGTGGTCGAGCGCGCCTTGCGCCAGCCCCACCATCTGCGCGCCGATGCCGATCCGCCCCTCGTTGAGCGTTTCGATGGCCACCTTGTAACCCTTCCCGACGTCGCCGAGCACGGCGTCCTTGGCCACCCGACAGTCCTCGAACAGCAGCTCGCACGTGCTGCTCGCGCGGATGCCGAGCTTGTCCTCCTTCTTGCCCACGCTGAAGCCGGGCGTGCCGCGGTCGACCAGGAACGCCGTGATCGCGCGGTACCCGGCGGCCGGATCCACCGTCGCGAACACGATGAAGAGGTCGGCCTCGTTTCCGTTCGTGATCCAGAGCTTGCGGCCGTTGAGCACCCACGCGTCGCCCGCGTCGACGGCCCGCGACGTCAGCGCGAACGCGTCGCTGCCCGATCCGGCCTCCGAGAGCGCGTAGGCCCCCAGGGTCTTCGTGGCGAGCGCCGGCAGGTAGCGTCCGAGCTGCGGCTCGTTCGCCCATCGCAGCAGCGCGTTGATGACCAGCGTGTTCTGCACGTCGACGAGCACGCCCACCGACGGGTCGACCTGCGACAACGCCTCGACGGCGAGCACCGCGTGAAAGAACGTACCGCCGCTGCCGCCGAACCGCTCCGGGATCTCGATGCCCATGACGCCGAGATCGAAGAGCCGGTCGATCAGCTCACGCGGGATCTTCGCGTGCTCGTCCATCTCGCGCACGAGCGGCTTCACCTGTTGCTCGGCGAACTCCCGGACGCTGTCGCGGAGCAGCACCTCGTCTTCGAGCAGCGTGGTCAGGGGCGGGGTCTTGACGTCGACAGCTTGGGTCACGCGTCGTTCTCCTCGATCGGGGCCGATCTGCGGGGGTGGCTCCGAGGGCCGGGGCGGACGGCGTCGGTCGATCCGTCCGGCACGGCCGCCTCCCACCGGAGCCGCACGCCCAAATGGTATCATTGAGTGAAATTCCGTGACTTTCCGTGAAGTCGGGGCTTCCGGCCGCCGCCGGCCGGCGCGCCGGCGCGAGCGGGACAGGACAGGAGTCGTGATGCGGGGCCCAGCCCACTCTTTCCGTCAGGCGGTCGACACGCGCCGCGTCTCGCGACGCGCCGCCCTCGCGCTCGCGGTGCTGCTGGGCCTGGCCATCGGACCAGCCCAGCCGCGCGCGCAGCAGGCCCCGGCGTCACCCGCGAGCCCCGGCCAGCAGGCACCGCAGCAGGAGCCGCAGCCACAGGAACAGCCCGTCTTTCGCACCGAATTGACGTTCGTCCGCGTCGACGCCATCGTCACCGACCGGCAGGGCAACCCGGTGACCGACCTGACGCCGGACGATTTCGAGGTGTTCGAGGACGGCAAGCCGCAGGCCATCGAGACCTTCAAGCGCATCGACGTGACGGGCGAGCCGGCGCCCGGTGCGGAGATCGCCCGGCCGATTCGGACCGCCTACGACGAAGAGTCGGAGGCCCAGCGGGAAGACGTCCGGCTGTTCGCCATCTTCCTCGACGACTACCACGTCCGACGTGGGGCCAGCCTGAGCGTGCGCGAGCCGCTCATTCGCTTCATCGAGAACCAGCTCGGCCCGCTCGACATGGTCGCGCTGATGTACCCGCTCCAGCCCGTGGGCGACGTGGTCTTCACGCGCAACCACCGCGCCATCGTCGACGCGATCAGGAAGTTCGACGGGCGGAAGTACGACTACACGCCGCGCAACAGCATCGAAGAGCAGTACTCGATGTACCCGGCGGAGTGGGTCGAACGCATCCGCAACCAGGTCTCGCTCTCGGCGCTTCGAGCCCTGATGGTGAGGCTTGGCGGCCTGCGCGAGGGGCGCAAGTCGGTCATCCTCGTCAGCGAGGGGTACACGAATTACCTTCCGCCGCAGATGCGCGACCCGGTCGCGAGCATGCCGGGCATCGGCAATCCCAACCGGCGCAACCCCATGGCCGGCGAACGCGACTACGGCGAGGAGCGGTACCAGTTCTTCCAGAGCGTCGACATGATGCGCGATCTGCAGGACGTGTACGCCGAGGCGAACCGGTCGAACACGTCGATCTACGCGCTCGATCCGCGCGGGCTCGCACCCTTCGAATTCGATATCAACGAGGCGGTGGGGACTGGCGTCGACTCGAGGGTGCTCGGTGAGACGATGGACACCCTGCGCGTGCTCGCCGACCAGACCGACGGGCGCGCGATCGTCAATCGCAACGACCTCGAGAGCGGGCTCCGCCAGGTCGTCCGCGATTCGAGCGCGTACTACCTGATCGGCTACAACTCGACGCAGGCGCCGGCGGATGGCAAGTTTCACGAGATTCGCGTGCGCGTGAAGCGGCCAGGCCTGCAGGTGCGGGCCCGCAAGGGCTACTGGGCCCTGACGGCCGCCGAGATGGAGACCGCGATGGCCCCTCCCAAACCCGGGCCCGACCCGGCCATCGCCGACGCGCTCGCGTCGGTCGAGGCGCCGAGCCGCGCACGGGTGGTGCGGACCTGGCTGGGCACCGAGCCCGCCGAACACGGGCGCACCAAGGTGACCTTCGTCTGGGAGCCGGTGCCGCCCCTTCCCGGCGACCGACGCCCCGCGGCCAGCCGCGTCTCGGTGATCGCCGCCGGACAGGAGGAGGCCTATTTCCGCGGTCGAGTGCCCGACGGGGCGCCGGCGGCGGCGACGAGCGGTGTCGTGTCTCGAGGCGGTGGCCGCGCCGAGTTCGAGGCCGCGCCGGGACGCCTGCAGTTGCGCCTGTCGGTCGAGGGGCCGGCCGGCGAGGTCATCGACTCCGACCTGCTCGACATCACCGTGCCGGACTTCACCGGGCCCCAGGTCGGCCTCTCGTCGCTCGAGGTCTTCCGCGCCTCGACGGCCCGTGAGTTCCAGGCAGTGAGCCGCGACCCGCTGGCCGTGCCGTCTGCCGCCCGGGAGTTCCGGCGGACCGAACGCCTCTTGATCCGCTTCAGCACATTCGGGCCCGGCACCGAACCCGTACAGACGACGGCGCGGCTGCTGAATCGTCTGGGTCAGCCGATGTCCGACCTGACGCTGGAGGCCATCCAGGGAGACGACACGGAGCGCTGGCAGGTGCAGCTGCCGCTGTCCGGCCTGCCGGCCGGCGAGTACCTCGTCGAGGTCAGGTCGACGGCTGCCGGTGAGCAAGCCAAGCAGCTGCTCGGGTTCCGCGTCGTGAGCTGAGCCGACCGCTGGGGCCGCGCGCGTCCACGCGCGGCGTCAGGCCTCCGTGCGCCGGCGGTTGCGCCCGGGGCGCACGGTCACCTCGGGTGTCACGAGAAGGCCCACCGCCCGGTCGACGTCCCCGTTCATCAGCACCCGGAGCACCTGCCCGCCCGTGGCCTGCGGGACGTCGATCACGCGAAGCGTGTCGGCGAGGTGCCCGTAGTCGGGCAGCAGGTTCGTCAGGATGCTCGGCGACTCCTTGAGCCAGGCGTCGGCCAACCGCGCCTCCGGATCGTCCGGAAAGATCGGCAGGTACCGGATGTCGGCTTCGACGAGGTCCTGGAAGAAGTGCGTGCCGAAGGACACCTCCGGCACGTACTGCCCTCGCCGCGCGGCGATCTCGACGAGCAGCGCCGTGTTGTTGATGTCGGAGTAGGTCACGCTGACGCCGAGCGTGATGTCGCCACGGCTGCCCCAGCGCCCGGGGCCGAGCAGCGCGAACTGGCGCTTCGGCAGCAGGCCGTTGAGGCGGCCCACGGCCCGGCCGACGTCCTTGAGCGACTCGAGATCGCCGAGCGCGTGGTAGCGCTCCGGATCGACGTAGACGAGGTGGGTGAGGTCGGGCACGCGGCCGTTCGAGACGAAGCGGTTGGCGAGGAAGACCACGCGCTCCGCCGGCAGATCGACCGGGATGGCCGCTGGCGCCGCGTCTGGCGAGAACGACTGTGCCCGGCACTGCAGGATGTAGAAGTCGGTGCCGTCGGAGGCGAACTCGATGTCGACCGGGTAGCCCAGCTTCTCCGAGAGCACGCGAAGGATGGTGCGGATGCGGGGCATGAAGGAGGTGCCCGCGACGAGCCCCTCGAAGGTCGCGACGAGCCGGCTCGGGTCGAGCGTCGAGACGAGGCCGAGGGGAGGGTGCAGCCGGCCATCGTCGTACACCGAGAACACTCGTGAGAGCGCGGGGTACTCCGCGGCGCAGGCCGACAGCAGGGCGTCGATGGGGACCGTCTCGAACCGCCGGCTCTCGAGGTTGATCAGGTCGACCTTGCGGGGGGCATACCGCAGGACCTCGTCGGGCGTTGCGCTCGCGCGCAGGCCCGGTTGACCCGGCGAGAGCAGCACGGGGTAATCGTCGCTCAGCCGATCGACCGCGCGCGTGCCAAGGCCCGGCACGAGGCGCACCAGGCCGTCCTCGCGGCGGATGCGGGCCGACCAGCGGTGCTCGTTGCGGCTGAACGCCACCCCGGCGTATGCCGGCAGGAAGTAGTGGCCCACGCGCCTGCCCACGACCTCTTGAATCAGGATGCCCATCTCCTCGTGCACGTCGAGCAGGCCGCGATCGGCCCGGTATTCGATGGGGTCGGGCCCGAAAATCGACGCCCACACCTCGGCGACGGCATCCATCAGCGCCGCGAGCCGCTCGCGCTTGGTGCCCTGGTTCGCGAGGAAGAGGCTCTTGTACTTCCCGGAGAAGGCCGCTCCCACGCGATCTTCGAGCAGGCTCGAGCTGCGGACGACGAGCGGGCCGTCGACGTCGTCGAGCGCAATCGACAGCCCGCGCGCGATGTCGGGTGGGAAGTCGGAGTTCTTGAAGACCTGGATGATGTGCGGGTACTCGCGCCGTACCTGGTCGAGCTCGAGGTACTTTCGGTCGTAGACGTCCTCGAGGTGATTGAACTCGATGAACGCCAGCAGGGCGTCCGACGACAGGTACCAGGTCTTCGGCGTCTTGACGTGGCTCGTGGCGTGCGCGGTCTCCTCCGACCGCCGCAGGACCTGGCCCGCGAGGAAGAGGCCCGCGCCCTTGCCGCCGATCTTGCCGTGGCTGCCGCTCGGCGCGACGATGCGGCGAACGAGCTCGAGGAAGTCGTCGACCTCCGTGTACTGCTTCGCCGTGTTGATGTAGTCGACGTCGTCGTTGAGGAACCGCCGCACGAGGGCGACGCGCAGCGCCATCTGCCGCGTGCGCGACAGGTTCCGATCGGTGACGTGGAGTTGCTGGTATCGTTCGAGGGCGGCGGCAATGTCCGGCAGCGACGTCCCGAGGTTCTCGACCGCCTCCATGAGGAACCCCGACTTGTCGTCCTTCATCCAGCGGTGAAGGCAGTCGAGGATTTCGCCGTCGCTGAGGTGGCGCGCGGCAATCGCGAACGCCTCGTTGACCACCGCGAGCACCGTGTCGAGGCTGGTCTTGTCGACCGGGCGGTTGTCGTCGGCGTCCGACGCCGGTCCGACGCGCAGGCTCGACGAGAAGCGCTGGAGCAGCGCCTGCGCCTCGTCGACCCCGTTCCAGCACAGGTAGTTCAGCATGCGCCGGGAGATGCGCATGAGCAGGTGGTGATCGGCCTGGCGGAGGAAGTCGACGATCACCGCCCAGGCCGGCCGGTCCGGCCGCGTGCCCTCGACGGCCCCGGGGTCGGGGGCCGTCGGCCGCGAAAGACCCTGCAGGCGGCGCTGGCCGACCCACAGGGCCAGCCGATCGGCGATGGCCGCGAGCAGCCGGTGTTCCTCCTTGAGGAACGGCCCGTCGTCGTCGGCGGGGCACTCCTCACCGTAGAACACCTCGATGGCCCCCACGGCGTCGCCGGCCACCACCACGTCGGCCCGCAGGACCCACGGCGTTTCGGCCGCCCGGGGGGGCTGGTAGACGACGCCATCGAGCACGATGCGTGCCCAGCAGACGGCCGGGTGCCGCCACCCGAGCGGGATCTCGGCGAGCAGCCCCCGGCACACCTCGTCTGGCGACGCGTCGACCCGCCGGCACACGTCGTGCACCCGATAGAGACAGTTCAGCTCCTTGGCTCGCTCCTCGAGCCGCGCGAGCACCGCGTCCATCGGGCCGTCGGCAAACGACGGGTCGGGCGGGACCGGCATGTCAGCGGTTCAGACCCAGCCCCGGTCGCGGCAGGCCTTGGCGACCCGGCTGATCGAGATGACGTAGGCGGCATCGCGCATGTACAGCTTCTGGCGGCGGGCGAGCTCGCTCACCGCGGCGAAGGCCGAGGTCATCTTGAGATCGAGCTTGCTGAGGACTTCGTCCTTCTCCCAGTAGTAGTTGGAGTTGCTCTGCACCTGCTCGAAGTAGCTGCAGGTGACGCCGCCCGCGTTGGCGAGGAAGTCGGGGATGACGAAGATGCCGCGCTCGGCGAGGATCCGGTCGGCCTCGGGCGTGGTCGGCCCGTTGGCGCCCTCGGCCAGCATCTTCACGCGGGCGTGGATGCGGCCGGCGTTGTCGCCGCGCACCTGGTTCTCGAGCGCCGACGGAATCAGGAGGTCGACTTCCTGCGTGAGCCAGTCGTCGCCGGGCAGCACCTCGTAGCCGAGCTCGCGCGCCCGGGCCTTGTCGATGCCGCCGAACGTGTCGGTGATCCCGACGAGCTCGTCGACGTCGATGCCGGACGACTTGCGGAAGGCGTACGAGGCCTGATCGGCCTGGTCCCACGACGACACGCAGACGACGGTGCCGCCGAGCTGCTGGAGCAACCGCACGGCGTACTGCGCGACGTTGCCGAACCCCTGCACGCTGGCGGTCACGCTCGACGGCGCGATGCCCATCTCGCGCAGGGCCTCGCGCACCGTGTAGATCACGCCGTAGCCTGTGGCCTCGGTGCGTCCGAGCGAGCCGCCCATGCCGACGGGCTTGCCGGTGATGAAGCCGGGGTACTTCGCCCCGTGGATGACCTCGAACTCGTCGAGCATCCACAGCATGTGCTGCGGCGTGGTCATCACGTCGGGTGCCGGGACGTCGGAGAGCGGCCCCACGTTCTTCGCCATCTGCCGGACCCAGCCGCGGCAGATCTGTTCCTGCTCGCGGGCGCTCAGGTGGTGCGGGTCGCAGATGACGCCGCCCTTGCCGCCGCCGAGCGGGATGTCGACGACCGCGCACTTCCAGGTCATCCACATGGCGAGCGCGCGCACCGTGTCGACCGTCTCCTGCGGATGGAAGCGGATGCCGCCCTTGGCCGGGCCGCGCGCGTCGTTGTGCTGCACGCGGAAGCCGCGGAAGACGCGCGTCTGTCCATCGTCCATCCTCACGGGAATGGCGACCTGGTACTCACGAAGCGGCTCGCGCAGCAGCTCGCGCGACCCTCGATCGAGCTCGAGGATGTCGGCGACGTGATCGAACTGCCGTTGGGCCATCTGGAACGAGTTGAACTCTTTGGTGGCCACGGATCGGCCTCCTTGGCGGGGGCGGTCGGAGAGGAAACAGGGGGATTTCGGCCGCCGGAGACGCCCGGCGGCGACCATGTCGATCGAGCGTAGCCCTGCCGCTGGGGCAAGTCAAGCGGCCCGCTTGTCTGGCGCTGTGGAGCTCCCGTCCCCGCCGCTGCTCTCCGGGCCGCAGTAGAATCGCTCATGGCCGTTGTGTCTCACGGCGAGCCGAACCAGCCTTCTGGCGGCGTTGGGTCGATGACCGCCCCTCCCGCAGATGCTCCCATTGACGCCAATGGGAACCTCACCGCCGATGGCACGCGTACCTTCGAGTGGGATGCGCGCAATCAGCTGGTTGCCGTCACCGTCGGCACGCACCGGAGCGAATTCGTCTACGACGGGCTGCAGCGGCGCGTGCGACAGGTCGAGAAAAAGGCAGCGTCCGCGAAGTGACGGACGCCACCGGGGCGCTGCTGGCGCGCTACGCGTTCGACCCATGGGGCCGGCGCACGCTCACGGCCGGCGCCGACGTCACGACGGTCGGCTTCACGGGGCATCGGACGCACACGGGCTCTGGGCTCGCGCTGGCGCTGTATCGCGGCTACGACGCGGGGCTCGGGCGCCGGTTCGGTCAGGATCGAATTGGATTCTCGGCGGGCAGAATTACTGCGAGGACGTCGATACACGGCCCGGGAGCGCCAACCGATCCGAACGAACGGCGCCCGCCGGCACGCGTGAGCGGGCCAAGGGCGCCGGATCCATTGGATGTCAGGCCGTCCGCTTCGACTGGGCTTGCTTCTCGGCGAGTTCCAGGAGCAAACGCAGCGCTCGGTTCACCGAGGAGGAGTCCGGGAACGCCTTGGCGACATCGGCATCAAGGAGAACGATGTTCGTGCCAGCCTGGTACGCCACGTGATGCGTGCCGCGGACGCCGCTCGTGAAGTCGTACTCTGGCCGAAGTTCGTCAGGCTCCCGGTCTTTCGTCTGATTCATAGGCTCTTCGCTCCTTGGGCGCTGCCGCCCGAGCGTGGATGATCCGGATTCGACCCTCGCGTTCAGTGTACGCCACGACCAGCACCCGCGCGCGCAGGGATCGCCCGACGCTCAGAAATCGGGCTTCGCCTGCCGAACGGTCGGGATCGGGAATCGTCACCTCGAGCGGGTCGCCGAAGACGCTGGAGGCTTCAACGAAATCAACGCCATGCTTCTCGAGATTGGCCACCGCCTTCTCCGAATCCCACTCGAATTCCACCTCCAGAGTCTACCGTCGTCAGCCTAGATCGAGAACACTGGCGCGGGCCCCCGCTGCGGGGAGGCCGGGGCCGGTCGCGGCGGCGGTCTAGCCGTTGAACCTGGGCACTGGACGGCGCTGGTCCGGCGGACGGGCGGCCGCCACTTGCCCGCGCGACGCGGGCCCTGGCCGACCAGGTGCGGGCGACGCGCAGTTCCGGCTGGTAGCAGTGACCGACCCGACGGGGCAGGTGACGCACGGCTGGCGGCGAGCGACGGGCGGCCGGACGTGTGGTGGCCGCCCGCTTGCACGATGGCGTCGATTCAGTATCGACACGCTGATTGCCATGCTCGGGCATGCGGGAGTCCACGTCGATGTGGTCGTCCGCCGTTCGTCGAAGGTGGCGTAACCGCGCCTGCGCGACGCCTTCAGGTTCAGGCCGGCGACACCAACCGCTCGACCGCCGCCTTGTGCTCCGGCGAGACTGCGCGGCCTCGCGGCGGCGGCCAACGATGCGGTGGGTCGAGCGCAAGAAGGGAGCCCCTCACCGGTCGCGGAGATCCCACGACCGATGAATCCTCCGAGGTCCAGATTTCGGAGCCAGTTCCTCACGATGTCGATCGTTCTGTCCGGAGATCCCTCATGAGAGTGGATGTCCTGGCCCGCGACGTCCGAGATGAACTGCTTTGGTCTGAAGGTCACCAACAAGTCGAACCACACCGTTTGGGTGAAGGAAGAGCACACCGGTAGGACCCACCCCGTTCCTCCACGCGGTACCTGGCCGAGTCGTGCGGGAAGCGTGAAAACGTAGCATATAATGGCGCGCATGAAGTCCAGCGTCGAGTCGTCCACCCGGTCTGCGGCCCGCCAGGCCTGGGAGCGCAAGGTCGTCGAGCCGGCGCTGCGGAAGGCTCCCGAGCGGCAGCCGAGCTTCACGACGGTGTCGGGCCGCCAGATCGAGCGGCTGTACAGCGCAGACGACGTGGCCGGCCTCGACTACACGCGCGACCTCGGCGACCCCGGCGCCTTCCCCTACACGCGCGGCATCCATCCTTCGGGCTACCGCGGCAAGCTGTGGACGATGCGCCAGTTCGCCGGCTTCGGCACGCCCGAGGAGACCAACGAACGTTACCGGCAGTTGCTCGCGGCCGGCGGCACGGGGCTCAGCGTCGCCTTCGACCTGCCGACGCTCATGGGGCGCGACCCCGACCACGAGCTGTCGCTCGGCGAGGTCGGCAAGTGTGGCGTGAGCATCGCGTCGCTCGCCGACATGGAGCGGCTCTTCGAGGGCATCTCGCTCGCCGACATCACGACGTCGATGACGATCAACTCGCCGGCGTCGATGATCTTCGCGATGTACCTGGTCGTGGCCGAGAAGCAGGGCGCAGACTGGACACGGCTCTCGGGCACGATCCAGAACGACATCCTGAAGGAGTTCATCGCGCAGAAGGAGTACATCTACCCGCCGCGCGAGTCGATGCGGCTCATCACCGACATCTTCCAGTTCTGCGCCGCGGAGGTGCCGAAGTGGAACACGATCTCGGTCAGCGGCTATCACATCCGCGAGGCCGGGGCGACGGCGCTGCAGGAGCTGGCCTTCACGCTGCGCGACGGTGTCGAGTACGTGCAGTGGGGCGTCGACGCGGGCCTCGACGTCGACCGGTTCGCCCCGCGGATCTCGTTCTTTTTCAACGCGCACAACGACTTCTTCGAGGAAATCGCCAAGTACCGCGCCGCCCGCCGGATCTGGGCCGAGGTGATGCGCGACCGCTTCGGCGCGAAAGACGAGCGGTCGTGGAAGCTGCGGTTCCACTCGCAGACGGCGGGCGTGTCGCTCACCGCCCAGCAGCCGTACAACAACGTCGTCCGGACGGCCATCCAGGCGCTGGCGGCCGTGCTCGGCGGGACCAACTCGCTGCACACCAATTCGCTCGACGAGGCGCTGGCGCTGCCCACGGCCGAGGCCGCGACGCTGGCGCTGCGCACTCAGCAGATCATCGCCCACGAGAGCGGCGTGACCGGCATCGTCGATCCGCTCGGCGGGTCGTACTTCGTCGAGGCGCTCACGCGCGACATGTACGATGGCGCGCTCGAGTACTTCGAGACGATCGACCGCATGGGCGGGATGGTCGCGGCCGTCGAGGCCGGCTACCCGCAGCGCGAGATCGCCGAGAGTGCCTACCGCTTCCAGCAGGCGGCCGAACGCAAGGAGAAGATCATCGTCGGCGTCAACGACTACGTGGCCGAGAACGACCGGCCGATGCCGATCCTCTACATCGACGAGCAGGTGGCCGAGCGCCAGCTCGCCCGGCTCGAGGCGCTCCGGCGCACGCGCGACCACGATCGCGTCGCCCGCGCGCTCGACGCCCTGCGCGAGGCCGCAGCCGGCACCGCCAACACCATGTCCCCGATGCTCGACGCCGTGCGCGCCTACGCGACGGTCGGCGAGATGTGCGACGCGCTCCGCGAGGTGTGGGGCGAATACGAAGAGGTGCCGTTCGTCTGAGGCCGCCGTCGCCCGCCCGCGCGGGCCCTCGCGGCCGTGAGGCGATCCTTGCCTGGAGCCAAGAGCCACCCATGCAGAAGATCAGAGTCGTCATCGCCAAGCCGGGTCTCGACGGTCACGACCGCGGTGCCAAGGTCATCGCGCGCGCGCTGCGTGACGCCGGCATGGAGGTCGTCTACACAGGCCTTCGCCAGACGCCCGAACAGATCGTGTCGGCGGCGCTGCAGGAAGACGCCGATGTAATCGGACTGTCAATTCTGTCAGGCGCCCACAACCACATCTGTCCGCGCATCATGGAACTGCTGCGCGAGAAGGGGCTCGACGACGTCCTCGTGGTCGTCGGCGGCATCATCCCCGACGTCGACATCCCGAGGCTGCACGAGATGGGCGTCAAGGGGGTGTTCCTGCCGGGCACACCGATGCAGGAGATCATCGACTTCATCAACGGCAGCGTCCGGCCGCGGCTCGAGCGCGTCTGATCCGGCACGGGCTTTGCCTTCGTTCGACTCGTTGGAACGCGTGGACTTCCGCCATGGCCAAGACACTTCTGCTCGCCGACGACAGCGTCACCGTTCAGCGGGTCATCGAGCTGACCTTCGCGGAGGAGGGCATGCACGTCGTCGCGGTGGGCAGCGGCCGTGAGGCGATGGCCCGCTTCGAGATCGACCGTCCCGACATCGTGCTCGCCGACGTGAGCATGCCCGACGGCGACGGGTACGCCGTGGCCGAACACGTCAAGGCGCTCGCCGGCGACGAGGTGCCCGTCGTGCTCATGACCGGCGCCTTCGAGCAACTCGACGAGGATCGTGCGAAGAGCGTGGGGTGCGACGGCGTCCTGGCCAAGCCCTTCGAGCCGCAAATGGCCATCGCCCTCGTGCGCGACCTGCTCGAGCGCGAATCCGGCACGCGTTCGGTCGCCGAGCCCATCGCCACGCCGGACGCCGATTCGAGCGCCGCGTTCGCCCCGGCCGTCGACGGGAGCGCGGTCGTGGCCGGCGGGGCGGGCTCGCTCGACGACTACTTCGACCGCCTCGACGAGGCGTTGGCGTCGGCGGGCTA
Encoded here:
- a CDS encoding methylmalonyl-CoA mutase family protein, translating into MKSSVESSTRSAARQAWERKVVEPALRKAPERQPSFTTVSGRQIERLYSADDVAGLDYTRDLGDPGAFPYTRGIHPSGYRGKLWTMRQFAGFGTPEETNERYRQLLAAGGTGLSVAFDLPTLMGRDPDHELSLGEVGKCGVSIASLADMERLFEGISLADITTSMTINSPASMIFAMYLVVAEKQGADWTRLSGTIQNDILKEFIAQKEYIYPPRESMRLITDIFQFCAAEVPKWNTISVSGYHIREAGATALQELAFTLRDGVEYVQWGVDAGLDVDRFAPRISFFFNAHNDFFEEIAKYRAARRIWAEVMRDRFGAKDERSWKLRFHSQTAGVSLTAQQPYNNVVRTAIQALAAVLGGTNSLHTNSLDEALALPTAEAATLALRTQQIIAHESGVTGIVDPLGGSYFVEALTRDMYDGALEYFETIDRMGGMVAAVEAGYPQREIAESAYRFQQAAERKEKIIVGVNDYVAENDRPMPILYIDEQVAERQLARLEALRRTRDHDRVARALDALREAAAGTANTMSPMLDAVRAYATVGEMCDALREVWGEYEEVPFV
- a CDS encoding response regulator, whose protein sequence is MAKTLLLADDSVTVQRVIELTFAEEGMHVVAVGSGREAMARFEIDRPDIVLADVSMPDGDGYAVAEHVKALAGDEVPVVLMTGAFEQLDEDRAKSVGCDGVLAKPFEPQMAIALVRDLLERESGTRSVAEPIATPDADSSAAFAPAVDGSAVVAGGAGSLDDYFDRLDEALASAGYTPSEPAIRGAEGGAPSTATSVEAASGAERPASLAQAFSALLADELGEAPLPDTWKTAPAPRLEVDDALVDRIANRVAERLADTAIREAVERRVLDVAERLIREEIDRIKTGV
- a CDS encoding cobalamin B12-binding domain-containing protein, with amino-acid sequence MQKIRVVIAKPGLDGHDRGAKVIARALRDAGMEVVYTGLRQTPEQIVSAALQEDADVIGLSILSGAHNHICPRIMELLREKGLDDVLVVVGGIIPDVDIPRLHEMGVKGVFLPGTPMQEIIDFINGSVRPRLERV